In Clarias gariepinus isolate MV-2021 ecotype Netherlands chromosome 9, CGAR_prim_01v2, whole genome shotgun sequence, a single window of DNA contains:
- the prdm6 gene encoding putative histone-lysine N-methyltransferase PRDM6 isoform X2, whose protein sequence is MLKPGDQSGSAFLKVDPTYLQHWQQLFPQSQLKNCAIPQIPAPDRAPVAAESLRQRTGLISSTTASAALTPSSSSSCAPAVSALAGLTQLSAPQLALFGHTLCTEVAPTENSGAPQSKELCLQSNYNDKSSRLKLTSEELDYYLYGQQRMEIIPLNNHTSDLNNRCDMCADNRNGECPMHGPLHSLRRLVGTSSASTAVPPPEVPEWLRDLPREVCLCTSTVPGLGYGICAAQRIPQGTWIGPFQGIPLLLDKVQTGAMRNTRHLWEIYDQEGTLQHFIDGNDPSKSSWMRYIRCARHCGEQNMTVVQYRSCIFYRACMDIPRGTELLVWYNDSYTSFFGIPLQCIAQDENLNVPSTVMEAMSRQESLQSFNKTSKSSSPTMLQRSMVFPHSPCSRSFSLLDKVGNMESGFNQLNPKNQRVLASPTSTSQLNSEFSDWHLWKCGQCFKTFTQRILLQMHVCTQNPDRPYQCGHCSQSFAQPSELRNHVVTHSSDRPFKCGYCGRAFAGATTLNNHIRTHTGEKPFK, encoded by the exons ATGCTGAAGCCGGGGGATCAGAGCGGTTCTGCTTTCCTCAAAGTGGATCCGACTTACCTTCAGCACTGGCAGCAGCTTTTCCCGCAGAGTCAGCTGAAGAACTGCGCGATTCCACAGATCCCGGCGCCCGATCGCGCGCCTGTAGCTGCAGAAAGCCTTCGCCAGAGAACCGGCTTGATTTCCTCCACCACCGCTTCGGCTGCTTTAACGCCGTCCTCCAGTTCGTCCTGCGCTCCTGCCGTGTCCGCGCTCGCGGGGTTAACGCAGCTCTCTGCGCCGCAGCTCGCGCTATTCGGACACACGCTCTGTACTGAGGTCGCACCGACAGAAAACAGCGGCGCGCCTCAGTCCAAGGAACTTTGCCTGCAGTCCAACTATAACGACAAATCGTCCCGGTTGAAGCTGACCTCAGAGGAACTGGACTACTATCTATACGGACAGCAGAGGATGGAGATTATTCCACTGAACAATCACACCAGTGATCTCAACAACC GCTGTGACATGTGTGCAGATAACCGGAATGGCGAGTGCCCCATGCACGGGCCCCTGCACTCACTGCGGCGCCTGGTAGGGACGAGTAGTGCATCTACCGCTGTGCCCCCTCCTGAGGTTCCTGAGTGGCTGCGTGACCTACCCCGTGAAGTCTGCCTCTGCACCAGCACAGTGCCAGGCCTGGGCTATGGGATCTGTGCTGCTCAGCGAATACCACAGGGCACTTGGATTGGGCCTTTTCAGGGTATTCCTCTGCTGCTCGATAAGGTGCAGACTGGAGCGATGCGCAACACAAGACACTTATGGGAG ATATATGACCAGGAGGGCACGTTACAGCACTTTATTGATGGCAATGATCCAAGCAAGTCAAGCTGGATGAGATACATTCGCTGTGCCAGACACTGTGGGGAACAGAACATGACAGTGGTTCAGTATAG ATCGTGTATTTTCTATCGGGCTTGTATGGATATCCCACGAGGAACAGAGCTTCTGGTCTGGTACAACGACAGTTACACCTCCTTCTTTGGCATCCCGCTGCAGTGCATCGCACAGGATGAAAACT TGAATGTGCCATCTACTGTAATGGAAGCCATGTCCCGACAGGAAAGCCTGCAGTCTTTCAACAAAACATCCAAATCCTCTTCACCAACCATGCTGCAGCGCTCAATGGTTTTCCCTCACTCGCCCTGCTCACGGAGCTTCTCTTTACTGGATAAGGTTGGCAATATGGAGTCTGGCTTTAACCAGCTAAACCCTAAGAACCAGCGAGTCTTGGCCAGTCCCACATCCACCAGCCAGCTAAACAGTGAGTTCAGCGACTGGCACCTCTGGAAGTGTGGCCAGTGCTTCAAAACGTTCACGCAGCGCATACTTCTGCAAATGCATGTGTGCACACAGAACCCAGACAG ACCGTATCAGTGTGGACACTGTTCACAGTCCTTTGCCCAGCCCTCAGAGCTGCGTAACCACGTGGTAACACATTCCAGTGACCGGCCCTTCAAGTGTGGCTATTGTGGCCGAGCTTTTGCTGGAGCCACGACACTTAACAACCACATCCGCACTCACACTGGGGAGAAGCCATTCAAGTAA
- the prdm6 gene encoding putative histone-lysine N-methyltransferase PRDM6 isoform X1: MLKPGDQSGSAFLKVDPTYLQHWQQLFPQSQLKNCAIPQIPAPDRAPVAAESLRQRTGLISSTTASAALTPSSSSSCAPAVSALAGLTQLSAPQLALFGHTLCTEVAPTENSGAPQSKELCLQSNYNDKSSRLKLTSEELDYYLYGQQRMEIIPLNNHTSDLNNRCDMCADNRNGECPMHGPLHSLRRLVGTSSASTAVPPPEVPEWLRDLPREVCLCTSTVPGLGYGICAAQRIPQGTWIGPFQGIPLLLDKVQTGAMRNTRHLWEIYDQEGTLQHFIDGNDPSKSSWMRYIRCARHCGEQNMTVVQYRSCIFYRACMDIPRGTELLVWYNDSYTSFFGIPLQCIAQDENLNVPSTVMEAMSRQESLQSFNKTSKSSSPTMLQRSMVFPHSPCSRSFSLLDKVGNMESGFNQLNPKNQRVLASPTSTSQLNSEFSDWHLWKCGQCFKTFTQRILLQMHVCTQNPDRPYQCGHCSQSFAQPSELRNHVVTHSSDRPFKCGYCGRAFAGATTLNNHIRTHTGEKPFKCERCERSFTQATQLSRHQRMPNECKPISESSESIEVD, from the exons ATGCTGAAGCCGGGGGATCAGAGCGGTTCTGCTTTCCTCAAAGTGGATCCGACTTACCTTCAGCACTGGCAGCAGCTTTTCCCGCAGAGTCAGCTGAAGAACTGCGCGATTCCACAGATCCCGGCGCCCGATCGCGCGCCTGTAGCTGCAGAAAGCCTTCGCCAGAGAACCGGCTTGATTTCCTCCACCACCGCTTCGGCTGCTTTAACGCCGTCCTCCAGTTCGTCCTGCGCTCCTGCCGTGTCCGCGCTCGCGGGGTTAACGCAGCTCTCTGCGCCGCAGCTCGCGCTATTCGGACACACGCTCTGTACTGAGGTCGCACCGACAGAAAACAGCGGCGCGCCTCAGTCCAAGGAACTTTGCCTGCAGTCCAACTATAACGACAAATCGTCCCGGTTGAAGCTGACCTCAGAGGAACTGGACTACTATCTATACGGACAGCAGAGGATGGAGATTATTCCACTGAACAATCACACCAGTGATCTCAACAACC GCTGTGACATGTGTGCAGATAACCGGAATGGCGAGTGCCCCATGCACGGGCCCCTGCACTCACTGCGGCGCCTGGTAGGGACGAGTAGTGCATCTACCGCTGTGCCCCCTCCTGAGGTTCCTGAGTGGCTGCGTGACCTACCCCGTGAAGTCTGCCTCTGCACCAGCACAGTGCCAGGCCTGGGCTATGGGATCTGTGCTGCTCAGCGAATACCACAGGGCACTTGGATTGGGCCTTTTCAGGGTATTCCTCTGCTGCTCGATAAGGTGCAGACTGGAGCGATGCGCAACACAAGACACTTATGGGAG ATATATGACCAGGAGGGCACGTTACAGCACTTTATTGATGGCAATGATCCAAGCAAGTCAAGCTGGATGAGATACATTCGCTGTGCCAGACACTGTGGGGAACAGAACATGACAGTGGTTCAGTATAG ATCGTGTATTTTCTATCGGGCTTGTATGGATATCCCACGAGGAACAGAGCTTCTGGTCTGGTACAACGACAGTTACACCTCCTTCTTTGGCATCCCGCTGCAGTGCATCGCACAGGATGAAAACT TGAATGTGCCATCTACTGTAATGGAAGCCATGTCCCGACAGGAAAGCCTGCAGTCTTTCAACAAAACATCCAAATCCTCTTCACCAACCATGCTGCAGCGCTCAATGGTTTTCCCTCACTCGCCCTGCTCACGGAGCTTCTCTTTACTGGATAAGGTTGGCAATATGGAGTCTGGCTTTAACCAGCTAAACCCTAAGAACCAGCGAGTCTTGGCCAGTCCCACATCCACCAGCCAGCTAAACAGTGAGTTCAGCGACTGGCACCTCTGGAAGTGTGGCCAGTGCTTCAAAACGTTCACGCAGCGCATACTTCTGCAAATGCATGTGTGCACACAGAACCCAGACAG ACCGTATCAGTGTGGACACTGTTCACAGTCCTTTGCCCAGCCCTCAGAGCTGCGTAACCACGTGGTAACACATTCCAGTGACCGGCCCTTCAAGTGTGGCTATTGTGGCCGAGCTTTTGCTGGAGCCACGACACTTAACAACCACATCCGCACTCACACTGGGGAGAAGCCATTCAA